One segment of Arvicanthis niloticus isolate mArvNil1 chromosome 5, mArvNil1.pat.X, whole genome shotgun sequence DNA contains the following:
- the Ldlrap1 gene encoding low density lipoprotein receptor adapter protein 1 isoform X1 produces the protein MDALKSAGRALIRSPSLAKQSWAGGRHRKLPENWTDTRETLLEGMVFSLKYLGMTLVERPKGEELSAAAVKRIVATAKASGKKLQKVTLKVSPRGIILTDSLTSQLIENVSIYRISYCTADKMHDKVFAYIAQSQQNESLECHAFLCTKRKVAQAVTLTVAQAFKVAFEFWQVSKEEKEKREKANQEGGDIPGTRCDGTPSLKTLVATGNLLDLEEVAKAPLSTVSANTNKMDETPRPQVLGNNSVVWELDDGLDEAFSRLAQSRTNPQVLDTGLSAQDIHYAQCLSPTDWDKPDSSGIDPDDDVFSF, from the exons ATGGACGCGCTCAAGTCGGCGGGGCGCGCGCTCATCCGGAGCCCCAGTCTGGCCAAGCAGAGCTGGGCGGGCGGCCGGCACCGCA AGTTGCCAGAGAACTGGACAGACACTCGGGAGACACTGCTGGAGGGCATGGTTTTCAGCCTCAAGTACCTTGGCATGACACTGGTGGAGCGGCCCAAGGGTGAGGAGCTGTCCGCAGCTGCTGTCAAGAGGATCGTGGCCACA GCCAAGGCAAGCGGGAAGAAGCTGCAGAAGGTAACACTCAAGGTGTCGCCCCGGGGGATCATCCTGACCGACAGCCTCACTAGCCAGCTCATCGAGAACGTGTCCATTTACAG GATTTCCTACTGCACTGCAGACAAGATGCACGACAAGGTGTTCGCATACATCGCCCAGAGCCAGCAGAACGAGAGCCTGGAGTGTCACGCCTTCCTCTGCACCAAGCGGAAAGTG GCTCAAGCTGTCACCCTGACTGTAGCCCAAGCCTTCAAAGTTGCCTTTGAGTTTTGGCAGGTGTCCAAGGAAG agaaagagaagagggagaaagccAACCAGGAAGGAGGAGACATCCCAGGGACCCGATGTGACGGCACCCCCTCATTGAAAACCT TGGTTGCCACCGGGAACCTGCTGGATTTGGAAGAGGTGGCTAAGGCCCCGCTGTCCACAGTCAGCGCTAATACCAACAAGATGGACGAGACACCTCGGCCTCAAGTCTTAGGCAACAACAGCGTGGTCTGG GAGCTGGATGATGGCCTGGATGAAGCATTTTCAAG GCTGGCACAGTCACGGACAAACCCTCAAGTCCTGGACACTGGACTGTCAGCACAGGACATCCACTATGCACAGTGCTTATCGCCCACCGACTGGGACAAGCCTGACAGCAGTGGCATCGATCCAGATGACGACGTCTTCAGCTTCTGA
- the Ldlrap1 gene encoding low density lipoprotein receptor adapter protein 1 isoform X2: protein MDALKSAGRALIRSPSLAKQSWAGGRHRKLPENWTDTRETLLEGMVFSLKYLGMTLVERPKGEELSAAAVKRIVATAKASGKKLQKVTLKVSPRGIILTDSLTSQLIENVSIYRISYCTADKMHDKVFAYIAQSQQNESLECHAFLCTKRKVAQAVTLTVAQAFKVAFEFWQVSKEEKEKREKANQEGGDIPGTRCDGTPSLKTLVATGNLLDLEEVAKAPLSTVSANTNKMDETPRPQVLGNNSVVWLDDGLDEAFSRLAQSRTNPQVLDTGLSAQDIHYAQCLSPTDWDKPDSSGIDPDDDVFSF, encoded by the exons ATGGACGCGCTCAAGTCGGCGGGGCGCGCGCTCATCCGGAGCCCCAGTCTGGCCAAGCAGAGCTGGGCGGGCGGCCGGCACCGCA AGTTGCCAGAGAACTGGACAGACACTCGGGAGACACTGCTGGAGGGCATGGTTTTCAGCCTCAAGTACCTTGGCATGACACTGGTGGAGCGGCCCAAGGGTGAGGAGCTGTCCGCAGCTGCTGTCAAGAGGATCGTGGCCACA GCCAAGGCAAGCGGGAAGAAGCTGCAGAAGGTAACACTCAAGGTGTCGCCCCGGGGGATCATCCTGACCGACAGCCTCACTAGCCAGCTCATCGAGAACGTGTCCATTTACAG GATTTCCTACTGCACTGCAGACAAGATGCACGACAAGGTGTTCGCATACATCGCCCAGAGCCAGCAGAACGAGAGCCTGGAGTGTCACGCCTTCCTCTGCACCAAGCGGAAAGTG GCTCAAGCTGTCACCCTGACTGTAGCCCAAGCCTTCAAAGTTGCCTTTGAGTTTTGGCAGGTGTCCAAGGAAG agaaagagaagagggagaaagccAACCAGGAAGGAGGAGACATCCCAGGGACCCGATGTGACGGCACCCCCTCATTGAAAACCT TGGTTGCCACCGGGAACCTGCTGGATTTGGAAGAGGTGGCTAAGGCCCCGCTGTCCACAGTCAGCGCTAATACCAACAAGATGGACGAGACACCTCGGCCTCAAGTCTTAGGCAACAACAGCGTGGTCTGG CTGGATGATGGCCTGGATGAAGCATTTTCAAG GCTGGCACAGTCACGGACAAACCCTCAAGTCCTGGACACTGGACTGTCAGCACAGGACATCCACTATGCACAGTGCTTATCGCCCACCGACTGGGACAAGCCTGACAGCAGTGGCATCGATCCAGATGACGACGTCTTCAGCTTCTGA